The Thermodesulfovibrionales bacterium genome segment CTCTATCCCTTCGAAGAAACGATTTCGAAACCAAACGTGACCTTTGAAGAGGCTATCGAGAACATTGACATCGGAGGACCGACAATGCTCAGGGCGGCTGCGAAGAACTTCGGGGACGTGGCGGTTGTGGTAGACCCCGAGGATTATCAAAAGATTATCAGGGAGATGGAGTCATCCAAGGGTGAAGTGAGCAGGGAGACGAAATTTAACCTTGCAAAAAAGGTCTTTGCCCATACCGCACGCTATGACACGGTGATCTCAGGTTATCTCAATGGCATCAATCCCGGCAAGAACAGCCTTACCCAAGGGTAGATACCATGAGATCATTTAAAGAGATAAAGAAACATTACGATTTCACCGAAGAGGATGAAAAAAGGCTCAGCTCTCTCAGCGGTCTCATGGCTGACAATGTTGACGGAGCCATGGAGTCTCTCGACTCCTGGATACTGACGACAAAGGAGACAGCCGTTTTTTTCGCAGAGGAGAGCAGGAGGAAAAGGGTATTTGCAGCCCACCGGTATTGGTTCATCGAT includes the following:
- the purH gene encoding bifunctional phosphoribosylaminoimidazolecarboxamide formyltransferase/IMP cyclohydrolase (involved in de novo purine biosynthesis), which encodes LYPFEETISKPNVTFEEAIENIDIGGPTMLRAAAKNFGDVAVVVDPEDYQKIIREMESSKGEVSRETKFNLAKKVFAHTARYDTVISGYLNGINPGKNSLTQG